A single window of Acetohalobium arabaticum DSM 5501 DNA harbors:
- the rpsG gene encoding 30S ribosomal protein S7, with translation MSRKNIAGRKDITPDPVFNSRLVTKAINKVMYDGKKSLAEKIFYKAMAVIEKNTGENALEVFKEALNNVMPVLEIKSRRVGGANYQVPVEVDNDRRLTLGLRWLIEAARSRGERRMVARLANEIIDAYNEEGGAVRKKEEIHQMAEANKAFAHYRW, from the coding sequence ATGTCACGTAAGAATATAGCTGGCAGAAAGGATATTACACCTGATCCAGTCTTTAACAGTCGTTTAGTTACTAAGGCTATCAATAAGGTTATGTATGATGGCAAGAAGAGCTTAGCTGAAAAAATCTTTTATAAAGCAATGGCTGTAATTGAAAAGAATACTGGAGAGAATGCTTTAGAGGTATTTAAAGAAGCTTTAAATAATGTTATGCCTGTCTTAGAGATTAAGTCTCGTCGAGTTGGTGGTGCTAACTATCAGGTACCTGTTGAAGTAGATAATGACCGTCGTTTAACATTAGGACTGCGTTGGCTTATTGAAGCAGCCCGCAGCCGTGGTGAGAGACGAATGGTAGCTAGACTTGCTAATGAAATTATTGATGCTTATAATGAAGAAGGTGGAGCTGTTCGTAAAAAAGAAGAAATTCATCAGATGGCAGAGGCTAATAAAGCATTTGCTCATTATAGATGGTAA
- the rpoC gene encoding DNA-directed RNA polymerase subunit beta', whose protein sequence is MLNVNNFDSMKIGLASPEQIRNWSSGEVKKPETINYRTLKPEKEGLFCEKIFGPTKDWECHCGKYKRVRYKGVVCDRCGVEVTRSKVRRERMGHIELAAPVSHIWYFKGIPSRLGLVMDMSPRSLEKALYFVSYIVIEPGDTPLSEKQLLSEDEYREAKIKYGDSFKAGMGAEAVKEILKNMDLDKEVEELRAEIKDISGQRRKRAVRRLKVVDGLRKSDNKPEWMVLDVIPVIPPELRPMVQLDGGRFATSDLNDLYRRVINRNNRLKRLLDLGAPDIIIRNEKRMLQEAVDALIDNGRRGRAVTGSGNRPLKSLSDMLKGKQGRFRQNLLGKRVDYSGRSVIVVGPDLKMHECGLPKKMALELFKPFVMKKLVEEDLAHNIKSAKGKVEKLDEEVWDILEEVIKEHPVLLNRAPTLHRLGIQAFEPVLVEGKAIKIHPLICPPYNADFDGDQMAVHVPLSAEAQAESRLLMLSTYNLLSPADGEAIAVPSQDMVLGAYHMTMKEEGVKGEGKFFGDVDEVLKAYENDVVDIHAEIKYKLEEEWIETTVGRVLFNDIFPEELEFQNEVFDKGRLSDLVGNCHDKFGPNQTADLLDDLEEITFEYSTKSGITIGVTDVRVPEEKPEILQKSEDKVHQIEEQYKRGLITEKERYQRVIDIWGTAKDRVTEEMVDGLPETNSIYMMATSGARGNTSQITQLGGMRGLMTDPSGQIIDLPIKANFREGLTVLEYFISTHGARKGLADTALRTADSGYLTRRLVDVSQDVIVREEECGTDDGILVEAIKEEGEVIEPLEERIVGRLANTDIEHPETGETIVEKDEMITEDTAAEIAEAGLEEVEIRSILTCRTKNGVCCKCYGENLATGRLVDVGEAVGIIAAQSIGEPGTQLTMRTFHTGGVAGDDITQGLPRVEELFEARTPKGQAIVTELSGKIKLVETANSHKAVIKTDDGKQKTYKLPYGSTMKIEDGDYVETGQRLTKGPLDPEDILNIRGARAVQKYLLREVQDVYRSQGVEIDDKHMEVVIRQMLDKVKVKEAGDTDLLPGKLVNVFEFEETNNEAITEGKEPATAEPELLGITKASLATESFLSAASFQETTRVLTESSLDGQNDSLVGLKENVIIGQLIPAGTGMKRYRDIDIDITEEEDQKDEIAEVEKVK, encoded by the coding sequence TTGCTTAATGTAAATAATTTCGATTCCATGAAGATTGGTTTAGCTTCTCCAGAACAGATTCGTAACTGGTCTAGCGGAGAGGTTAAGAAACCTGAGACGATTAATTATAGAACTTTAAAACCGGAAAAAGAGGGACTCTTCTGTGAAAAGATATTTGGACCGACTAAAGATTGGGAATGCCACTGTGGAAAGTATAAACGGGTTAGATATAAAGGTGTTGTCTGTGATCGCTGTGGTGTAGAGGTTACTCGTTCTAAAGTAAGGCGGGAACGAATGGGCCATATTGAGCTAGCAGCTCCTGTCTCTCATATCTGGTATTTTAAGGGGATACCTAGTCGGTTAGGATTAGTTATGGATATGTCGCCGAGATCTTTAGAAAAGGCCTTATACTTTGTTTCTTATATTGTTATTGAACCTGGAGATACTCCTTTAAGTGAAAAACAACTGTTGAGTGAAGATGAATATCGAGAAGCAAAGATAAAGTATGGCGATAGCTTTAAAGCAGGTATGGGTGCTGAAGCTGTAAAAGAGATTCTGAAGAATATGGATCTGGATAAAGAAGTAGAAGAATTAAGAGCTGAAATCAAGGATATTTCTGGGCAGCGGCGCAAACGTGCTGTCAGGCGGCTTAAGGTAGTAGATGGACTTCGGAAATCCGATAATAAGCCTGAATGGATGGTTCTCGATGTTATTCCGGTAATCCCGCCAGAGTTAAGACCAATGGTTCAGTTAGATGGTGGCCGGTTTGCTACTTCTGATTTAAATGATCTTTATCGTAGAGTTATCAATAGAAATAATAGATTAAAGCGCTTGTTGGATTTAGGTGCTCCTGATATCATTATCAGAAATGAAAAGAGGATGCTCCAGGAGGCTGTTGATGCCTTAATTGATAATGGACGTCGGGGTCGGGCAGTGACAGGTTCCGGTAATCGACCGCTTAAGTCCCTAAGTGATATGCTGAAAGGAAAACAGGGGCGCTTTAGACAGAATCTGTTAGGTAAGCGTGTTGATTATTCCGGCCGTTCAGTAATTGTTGTTGGTCCGGATTTAAAGATGCATGAGTGTGGTCTACCAAAAAAGATGGCGTTAGAATTATTTAAACCGTTTGTAATGAAGAAGTTAGTTGAAGAAGACTTAGCCCATAATATCAAGAGTGCTAAGGGGAAGGTCGAAAAACTGGATGAGGAAGTCTGGGATATTTTAGAAGAAGTTATCAAAGAACATCCTGTTTTATTAAACCGGGCTCCAACACTGCATAGGTTAGGTATTCAGGCCTTTGAACCGGTCTTAGTAGAAGGAAAGGCGATCAAGATTCATCCTTTAATCTGCCCACCTTATAATGCTGACTTTGACGGTGATCAGATGGCAGTACATGTACCACTGTCTGCAGAGGCCCAGGCAGAATCCAGACTTTTGATGTTATCCACTTACAATCTACTATCGCCAGCCGATGGTGAAGCAATTGCAGTGCCATCACAAGATATGGTCTTAGGTGCTTATCATATGACTATGAAAGAGGAAGGCGTGAAAGGTGAAGGTAAGTTCTTTGGCGATGTTGATGAAGTTTTGAAGGCTTACGAGAATGATGTTGTTGATATTCATGCCGAAATTAAATATAAACTGGAAGAGGAATGGATTGAAACCACAGTAGGAAGGGTCTTATTCAATGATATCTTCCCTGAAGAACTGGAGTTTCAGAATGAAGTATTTGATAAAGGACGCTTATCTGATTTAGTAGGTAATTGTCATGATAAATTTGGTCCTAATCAGACTGCTGATCTTCTGGATGATTTAGAGGAGATAACATTTGAATACTCTACTAAATCCGGAATTACTATCGGTGTTACCGATGTGCGGGTACCAGAGGAGAAACCGGAAATCCTGCAGAAGTCTGAGGATAAAGTTCATCAGATTGAGGAACAGTATAAACGCGGTTTGATTACTGAAAAGGAAAGATACCAGCGGGTAATTGATATCTGGGGAACAGCCAAAGATAGAGTAACAGAAGAGATGGTAGATGGTCTACCAGAGACTAACTCCATTTATATGATGGCTACTTCCGGAGCCCGAGGTAATACTTCTCAGATTACTCAGTTAGGCGGAATGCGCGGTTTAATGACTGATCCGTCTGGGCAGATTATTGACCTGCCGATTAAAGCTAACTTCCGGGAAGGTTTAACAGTATTGGAATACTTCATTTCTACTCACGGTGCTCGAAAGGGTCTAGCTGATACAGCTTTAAGAACAGCTGATTCCGGTTATTTAACTAGAAGGTTAGTTGATGTTTCACAGGATGTGATAGTCAGAGAAGAAGAATGTGGAACTGATGATGGTATTCTGGTTGAAGCTATTAAAGAAGAGGGGGAAGTAATTGAACCGCTAGAAGAGAGAATAGTCGGTAGACTGGCTAATACTGATATTGAACATCCTGAAACAGGAGAGACAATTGTTGAAAAGGATGAAATGATTACTGAAGACACTGCCGCTGAGATTGCAGAAGCTGGATTGGAAGAAGTAGAGATTAGGTCTATCTTAACTTGTAGAACTAAAAACGGTGTCTGTTGTAAATGTTATGGTGAGAACTTAGCCACTGGTAGATTGGTAGATGTTGGTGAAGCCGTAGGAATTATAGCTGCTCAGTCCATCGGTGAACCGGGAACTCAGTTAACAATGCGTACTTTCCATACTGGTGGAGTTGCCGGTGATGATATTACACAGGGTCTACCTCGTGTTGAAGAGTTATTTGAAGCCAGAACTCCAAAAGGACAGGCAATTGTAACTGAATTGAGCGGTAAAATTAAATTGGTAGAGACGGCTAATTCTCATAAAGCAGTAATCAAAACAGATGATGGCAAGCAGAAGACTTATAAGCTGCCTTACGGTTCAACAATGAAGATTGAAGATGGAGATTATGTTGAAACGGGACAGAGATTAACCAAAGGACCGCTGGATCCGGAGGATATCTTGAATATTCGCGGTGCAAGAGCAGTACAGAAGTATCTGCTCCGTGAAGTTCAGGATGTATATAGATCCCAGGGAGTAGAGATTGATGATAAGCATATGGAAGTTGTCATTAGACAGATGTTAGATAAAGTTAAGGTTAAAGAAGCTGGAGATACTGACTTACTGCCAGGTAAATTAGTTAATGTCTTTGAATTTGAAGAAACTAATAATGAAGCCATTACTGAAGGTAAAGAACCGGCAACGGCTGAACCTGAATTGTTAGGAATTACGAAGGCTTCTTTAGCTACTGAGAGTTTCTTGTCTGCTGCTTCTTTCCAGGAAACGACTCGTGTCTTAACTGAGTCTTCACTGGATGGGCAGAATGATTCATTAGTTGGATTAAAAGAGAATGTGATTATTGGGCAGTTGATTCCAGCCGGTACCGGAATGAAGCGTTATAGGGATATTGATATCGATATTACTGAAGAAGAGGACCAGAAGGATGAAATTGCTGAAGTAGAAAAGGTAAAGTAG
- the fusA gene encoding elongation factor G has translation MARQFPLKKTRNIGIMAHIDAGKTTATERILFYTGRVHKMGETHDGASQMDWMDQEQERGITITSAATTCQWRDHRINIIDTPGHVDFTVEVERSLRVLDGAIGVFCSVGGVEPQSETVWRQADRYNVPRFAFVNKMDRTGADFYNVVDMMEERIDANPVPIQLPIGKEDDFIGVVDLVKMKAIVYRDELGVDYEEEEIPEDLQEQAELYREELLEAIADVDEEIMMKYLEDEEITEDEIRDGIRQGVIENEFTPVMCGTALKNKGIQPMLDAVVDYLPSPVDIPPIEGEVPGTEETEARPADDDEPFSALAFKIMTDPYVGKLAFFRAYSGILESGSYVYNSTKEEKERVSRILQMHANHREERDQVYAGDLAAAVGLKNTSTGDTLCDEDNPIILESMEFPEPVIAVAIEPKTQADQDKLGQALQSLAEEDPTFQVKTDEETGQTIISGMGELHLEVIVDRLTREFNVEANIGAPQVAYRETIKEEVEAEGKFIRQSGGRGQYGHAVIEIEPLEAGGGFEFEDNIVGGVIPRDYIPAVEDGVKEAMENGILAGYPMVDIKVSLNDGSHHEVDSSEMAYKVAGSKAFRQGTKRANPVLLEPIMEVEVTTPEEYMGDVIGDLNGRRAQVEGMEQRGNAKVIKAYVPLAEMFGYATDLRSKTQGRANYVMQFDHYGEVPNSIAKEIMDKE, from the coding sequence GTGGCTAGACAATTCCCACTGAAGAAAACAAGAAATATTGGTATTATGGCGCATATTGATGCAGGTAAAACTACTGCTACTGAACGTATTTTATTCTATACAGGCCGCGTTCATAAGATGGGAGAGACACATGATGGTGCTTCCCAGATGGACTGGATGGACCAAGAACAGGAACGTGGAATTACAATTACCTCTGCTGCTACTACTTGTCAGTGGCGAGATCACAGAATTAATATTATAGACACGCCAGGACACGTGGACTTTACTGTAGAGGTAGAAAGATCTCTGAGAGTGTTGGATGGAGCTATCGGTGTCTTCTGTTCAGTTGGCGGTGTTGAGCCTCAATCTGAAACTGTCTGGAGACAGGCCGATAGATATAATGTACCGCGGTTTGCTTTTGTTAATAAGATGGATAGAACAGGAGCCGATTTTTATAATGTAGTAGATATGATGGAGGAGCGAATAGATGCTAATCCGGTTCCAATTCAACTGCCGATTGGTAAGGAAGATGACTTTATTGGTGTAGTTGACTTAGTAAAGATGAAGGCCATCGTTTATAGAGATGAATTAGGAGTTGACTATGAAGAAGAGGAAATTCCTGAAGATTTACAGGAACAGGCAGAATTATATAGAGAAGAGTTATTGGAAGCTATTGCAGATGTCGATGAAGAAATAATGATGAAGTATTTAGAGGATGAAGAGATCACTGAAGATGAGATTAGGGATGGTATCAGACAAGGAGTTATTGAAAATGAATTTACTCCTGTAATGTGTGGAACAGCACTCAAAAATAAAGGTATCCAGCCAATGCTGGATGCAGTTGTGGATTACTTGCCATCACCTGTGGATATCCCGCCGATTGAAGGTGAGGTTCCAGGAACGGAAGAGACTGAAGCTCGTCCAGCTGATGATGATGAGCCGTTTTCTGCTTTAGCCTTTAAGATTATGACTGATCCTTATGTAGGTAAATTAGCCTTCTTTAGAGCTTATTCTGGAATTTTAGAATCAGGTTCTTATGTTTATAATTCTACTAAGGAGGAGAAAGAAAGAGTTAGCCGGATTTTACAGATGCATGCTAACCACCGGGAAGAGAGAGATCAGGTCTATGCTGGAGACTTAGCAGCAGCTGTAGGACTTAAGAATACATCAACTGGAGATACACTCTGTGATGAAGATAATCCAATCATCTTAGAGTCTATGGAATTTCCTGAACCGGTAATTGCAGTTGCAATTGAGCCTAAGACTCAAGCAGATCAAGATAAGCTAGGTCAAGCGCTGCAGAGTCTAGCCGAAGAGGATCCAACATTCCAGGTTAAGACTGATGAGGAAACAGGCCAAACAATTATTTCCGGAATGGGTGAATTACACTTAGAAGTAATTGTAGATCGCTTAACGCGTGAATTTAATGTAGAAGCCAATATAGGAGCTCCACAAGTTGCTTATCGTGAAACTATTAAGGAGGAAGTAGAAGCTGAAGGTAAGTTTATTCGTCAGTCTGGAGGTCGAGGCCAGTACGGTCATGCTGTGATTGAAATTGAACCGCTAGAAGCCGGTGGAGGATTTGAGTTTGAAGATAATATTGTTGGTGGAGTCATTCCTAGAGATTATATTCCTGCTGTTGAAGATGGAGTTAAAGAAGCCATGGAGAATGGTATTTTAGCTGGATATCCGATGGTTGATATTAAAGTTAGCTTGAATGATGGTTCTCACCACGAAGTTGACTCTTCTGAGATGGCTTACAAAGTTGCTGGTTCTAAAGCCTTCAGACAGGGAACTAAAAGAGCTAATCCGGTTCTGTTAGAACCTATTATGGAAGTCGAAGTTACTACTCCTGAGGAGTATATGGGAGATGTAATTGGAGACTTAAATGGACGCCGAGCCCAGGTCGAAGGTATGGAACAGCGCGGTAATGCTAAAGTGATTAAAGCCTATGTACCGTTAGCTGAGATGTTTGGTTATGCTACTGATCTTCGATCAAAGACTCAGGGTCGAGCCAATTATGTAATGCAGTTTGATCATTATGGTGAAGTTCCAAATAGTATTGCTAAAGAAATTATGGATAAAGAGTAA
- the rpoB gene encoding DNA-directed RNA polymerase subunit beta, whose translation MAKPESSLRRKRRSFAKVEDGMEVPYLLETQKSSYQWFFDNGILEMFDEISPIQDFSENLVLEFLDYSLGEPKYDEVESKHRDVTYDAPLEVKVRLINQETGEVKEQEVFMGDLPLMTDKGTFIINGAERVIVNQLIRSAGVYFGEERTKDGRQLIDGSIIPNRGAWIEFEYDKKRIIAVRVDRARKMPSTVLFRALGYSTDSELIDLLGDHEIVHDTIDRDNTENREEALIELYKKLRPGEPPTVESAENLIESLFFDPKRYDLAEVGRYKLNNKLGLDTDLDQRTLQKEDIVETVKYLIKLIHDDDDAYIDDIDHLGNRRLKTVGELLQNQFRIGLSRMERVIRERMTIQDIDVITPQALINTRPVVAAIKEFFGSGQLSQFMDQTNPLSELTHKRRMSALGPGGLSRERAGFDVRDVHHTHYGRICPIETPEGPNIGLIGSLCLYGKTNKYGFIMTPYRKVEDGQVTGKIEYLTANDEEGNVITQGNVSLDDEGNILDERPRARYREDILEVTRDKIDYVDVSPGQIVSVSAALIPFLENDDANRALMGANMQRQGVPLLKTDAPYVGTGIEYKAAKDSGVAVVAKNSGEVMRVTAKKILVKTDDGDVDKYELDKFVRSNQGTSFTHKPIVRKGDRVEAGDVIGDGPAMDQGELALGRNCLVAFMTWEGYNYEDAILISEKLVKDDSLTSVHIEEHEAEARDTKLGPEEITKDIPNVSEEALKDLDERGIIRPGAEVRPGDILVGKVTPKGETELSAEERLLRAIFGEKAREVRDTSLKVPHGEKGIVIDVKVFTRDDGDDLKPGVNKLVRVYIARKGKIEVGDKLAGRHGNKGVISRVLPEEDMPYLPNGEPVEIVLNPLGVPSRMNLGQVLETHLGWAAEELGIHVETPVFNGATEDDVMDMLEEAGLPRDGKVQLYDGRTGEEFKERVTVGYMYILKLHHLADDKIHARSTGPYSLVTQQPLGGKAQFGGQRLGEMEVWALEAYGAAHCLQEMLTVKSDDVVGRVEAYESIVKGENIPESGIPESFKVLIKEMQSIGLDAKVYSDEDEELEIEENEEAVNDTTKKLGLDLDEDEDGQ comes from the coding sequence ATGGCCAAGCCGGAGAGTTCTCTTAGGCGGAAGCGAAGGAGCTTTGCTAAAGTAGAAGATGGAATGGAAGTACCGTATTTACTTGAGACGCAGAAAAGTTCTTATCAGTGGTTCTTCGATAATGGAATCTTGGAAATGTTTGATGAAATTTCACCGATTCAAGATTTTTCTGAGAATTTAGTATTGGAATTTCTTGATTATAGTTTAGGGGAACCTAAATATGATGAAGTGGAAAGTAAGCATCGAGATGTAACTTATGATGCACCTTTAGAAGTTAAAGTTCGGCTAATTAATCAAGAAACAGGGGAAGTAAAAGAACAGGAAGTCTTTATGGGAGATCTGCCATTGATGACTGATAAAGGGACGTTTATCATCAATGGAGCAGAAAGAGTAATAGTTAATCAGTTAATCAGATCTGCTGGAGTCTATTTTGGAGAAGAGAGAACAAAGGATGGACGACAGTTAATTGATGGTAGTATAATTCCTAACCGTGGAGCCTGGATCGAGTTTGAATATGATAAGAAGAGGATAATTGCTGTTAGAGTTGACCGTGCTCGTAAGATGCCTTCCACTGTATTATTTAGGGCTTTAGGCTATAGTACAGATTCAGAATTGATAGATTTGCTTGGTGACCATGAGATAGTTCATGATACAATTGATCGTGATAATACTGAAAATAGGGAAGAAGCTTTAATAGAACTTTATAAGAAACTGCGGCCGGGGGAACCGCCGACAGTAGAAAGTGCGGAGAATTTAATAGAATCATTATTTTTTGATCCTAAGCGGTACGATCTGGCTGAAGTAGGGCGTTACAAGCTCAATAATAAGTTAGGTCTTGATACTGATCTTGACCAGAGAACATTACAAAAAGAGGATATTGTAGAGACAGTAAAGTATCTAATCAAATTAATTCATGATGATGATGATGCTTATATCGATGATATTGATCATCTCGGTAATCGACGTTTAAAGACAGTAGGTGAATTGCTGCAGAATCAATTTAGAATTGGGCTGTCGAGAATGGAGAGAGTAATTAGGGAAAGGATGACGATTCAGGATATTGATGTGATTACTCCTCAGGCTTTGATCAATACTCGACCGGTAGTAGCAGCAATTAAAGAATTTTTTGGCAGTGGTCAGCTGTCGCAATTTATGGATCAGACTAATCCATTATCAGAATTGACTCATAAACGTCGGATGAGTGCTTTAGGGCCCGGAGGTTTAAGCCGGGAACGAGCTGGATTTGATGTGCGGGATGTGCATCATACTCACTACGGGAGAATCTGTCCAATTGAAACTCCGGAGGGGCCGAATATCGGGTTAATTGGTTCGCTTTGTCTGTATGGAAAGACCAATAAGTATGGATTTATTATGACGCCGTATCGCAAAGTGGAAGACGGTCAAGTAACAGGAAAGATAGAGTATCTGACAGCTAACGATGAAGAAGGAAATGTTATTACTCAAGGTAATGTTAGTTTAGATGACGAGGGAAATATATTAGATGAACGTCCAAGGGCTAGATATCGAGAAGATATTCTGGAGGTAACTCGAGATAAGATAGATTATGTGGATGTATCGCCGGGTCAGATTGTTAGTGTGTCTGCAGCTTTGATTCCTTTCTTAGAGAATGATGATGCTAACCGGGCTTTGATGGGGGCTAATATGCAGCGGCAGGGTGTTCCACTGCTGAAGACAGATGCTCCCTATGTAGGAACAGGGATTGAGTATAAAGCTGCTAAGGATTCCGGAGTTGCAGTAGTAGCTAAAAATAGCGGTGAAGTAATGAGAGTAACTGCTAAAAAGATCTTGGTTAAGACTGATGATGGTGATGTAGATAAGTATGAACTGGATAAGTTTGTCCGTTCTAATCAGGGGACTTCCTTTACTCATAAGCCGATTGTCCGAAAAGGTGATAGAGTAGAAGCCGGTGATGTAATTGGTGATGGTCCAGCTATGGATCAGGGAGAGCTTGCTTTAGGCCGTAACTGTTTAGTAGCCTTTATGACCTGGGAAGGATATAATTATGAGGATGCTATTTTAATCAGTGAGAAATTAGTTAAGGATGATAGCTTAACTTCTGTCCATATTGAAGAACATGAAGCAGAGGCTAGAGATACCAAGCTTGGTCCTGAGGAGATCACTAAAGATATTCCGAATGTTAGTGAGGAAGCTCTAAAAGATTTAGATGAGCGCGGTATTATTCGCCCTGGAGCTGAAGTTAGACCGGGAGATATCTTAGTGGGGAAGGTAACTCCAAAAGGTGAAACAGAACTGTCGGCTGAAGAGAGATTATTGAGAGCAATCTTTGGCGAAAAAGCTAGAGAAGTTAGAGATACTTCCCTTAAGGTACCACATGGGGAGAAGGGGATTGTAATCGATGTTAAGGTCTTTACTCGTGATGATGGTGATGATCTAAAACCAGGAGTAAATAAATTAGTTAGAGTCTATATAGCCCGCAAAGGTAAGATCGAGGTTGGTGATAAGTTAGCCGGACGCCATGGGAATAAAGGTGTTATTTCCCGAGTTTTACCGGAAGAAGACATGCCGTATCTGCCGAATGGTGAGCCAGTAGAAATTGTACTTAATCCCTTAGGTGTACCATCCCGAATGAATTTAGGCCAGGTATTAGAAACTCATCTAGGCTGGGCAGCAGAAGAATTAGGGATTCATGTTGAAACTCCTGTCTTCAACGGAGCAACTGAAGATGATGTTATGGATATGCTGGAGGAAGCAGGTCTACCTCGTGATGGTAAGGTGCAGCTGTATGACGGACGAACTGGAGAAGAGTTTAAAGAGAGAGTTACAGTCGGATATATGTATATCTTGAAGCTACATCATTTAGCTGATGATAAGATTCATGCCCGTTCAACCGGCCCTTATTCTCTAGTAACACAGCAGCCGCTAGGAGGTAAAGCCCAGTTTGGAGGTCAGAGGCTTGGTGAAATGGAAGTTTGGGCCTTAGAAGCATACGGTGCTGCTCATTGTTTACAGGAGATGTTGACTGTTAAATCTGATGATGTAGTAGGTAGAGTAGAGGCTTATGAATCAATTGTAAAAGGTGAGAACATACCGGAATCCGGTATTCCGGAATCATTTAAGGTATTGATTAAAGAAATGCAGAGTATTGGACTTGATGCCAAGGTTTATTCTGATGAGGATGAGGAATTAGAGATTGAGGAGAATGAGGAAGCTGTCAATGATACTACTAAGAAGCTAGGATTAGACTTAGATGAAGACGAGGATGGTCAATAA
- the tuf gene encoding elongation factor Tu — protein MAKEKFERDKPHMNIGTIGHVDHGKTTTTAAITKVLSKGEEGSANFEDIDNAPEEQERGITIATSHVEYETENRHYAHVDCPGHADYVKNMITGAAQMDGALLVVSAADGPMPQTREHLLLARQVNVPNIVVFLNKADMVDDEELIELVEMEVRELLNEYDFNGDEVPIIVGSGLKALECGCGDRDCEWCGQILELMDAIDEYLPEPERDTDKPFLLPVEDVFTIKGRGTVATGRLERGKLHPGDEAELVGVKDTQETVVTGVEMFRKMLDEAVAGDNIGALLRGVDREEIERGQVLAEPGSITPHTEFEAEVYVLSKDEGGRHTPFFDGYRPQFYFRTTDVTGDINLPDDVEMVMPGDNVEMGVKLITPIAMEEGLRFAIREGGKTVGAGVITEIIE, from the coding sequence ATGGCAAAAGAAAAGTTTGAACGAGATAAGCCGCATATGAATATTGGAACTATTGGACATGTTGACCATGGTAAGACAACAACAACTGCTGCAATTACTAAGGTGTTATCCAAAGGAGAAGAGGGTTCTGCAAATTTTGAGGATATCGACAACGCACCAGAAGAGCAGGAACGCGGAATTACAATCGCTACTTCTCATGTGGAGTATGAAACAGAGAACCGTCACTATGCTCACGTAGACTGTCCAGGACATGCTGACTATGTTAAGAATATGATTACTGGTGCAGCTCAGATGGATGGAGCATTATTGGTTGTATCTGCTGCTGATGGACCGATGCCGCAGACAAGAGAGCACCTACTATTGGCCCGTCAGGTAAATGTACCGAATATTGTAGTCTTCTTGAACAAGGCAGATATGGTTGATGACGAAGAATTAATCGAATTAGTAGAGATGGAAGTAAGAGAACTACTTAATGAATATGACTTTAACGGTGATGAAGTACCAATTATTGTTGGTTCCGGTCTTAAAGCATTAGAATGTGGTTGTGGAGATAGAGACTGTGAATGGTGCGGACAGATTCTAGAATTGATGGATGCTATTGATGAGTATCTGCCTGAACCAGAAAGAGATACAGACAAGCCGTTCTTACTACCAGTAGAGGATGTCTTTACAATCAAAGGACGCGGAACAGTTGCTACAGGGAGATTAGAACGAGGAAAGCTACATCCTGGAGATGAAGCAGAGTTAGTAGGAGTTAAGGATACACAGGAGACAGTAGTAACCGGAGTAGAGATGTTCCGTAAGATGTTAGATGAAGCAGTAGCTGGAGATAATATTGGTGCCTTACTGAGAGGTGTTGATAGAGAAGAGATCGAGAGAGGCCAGGTTCTAGCTGAGCCGGGATCAATTACACCACATACTGAATTTGAAGCAGAGGTTTATGTACTAAGTAAAGACGAAGGCGGAAGACATACACCGTTCTTTGATGGATATAGACCACAGTTTTATTTCCGAACTACAGACGTGACAGGAGATATCAACCTACCAGATGATGTAGAGATGGTAATGCCTGGAGATAATGTAGAGATGGGAGTTAAATTGATTACACCGATAGCTATGGAAGAAGGTCTGCGCTTTGCAATTCGCGAAGGCGGTAAGACTGTAGGAGCCGGTGTAATTACAGAGATTATTGAATAA
- the rpsL gene encoding 30S ribosomal protein S12 gives MPTINQLIRKGRNKVKKKQTAPALEGAPQKRGVCTRVYTATPKKPNSALRKVARVRLTNGKEVTAYIPGEGHNLQEHSVVLVRGGRVKDLPGVRYTIVRGALDTAGVEDRKQARSKYGVKKP, from the coding sequence ATGCCTACTATCAATCAATTGATTCGTAAAGGAAGAAATAAGGTAAAGAAGAAACAGACTGCTCCGGCTTTGGAAGGGGCGCCACAGAAGCGAGGTGTCTGTACCCGTGTCTATACTGCAACGCCTAAAAAGCCTAATTCTGCTTTAAGAAAGGTAGCCCGTGTTCGATTAACTAATGGAAAAGAAGTTACTGCCTATATTCCCGGCGAAGGACATAATTTGCAGGAACACTCTGTAGTTTTGGTTAGAGGTGGAAGAGTTAAGGACTTACCAGGGGTTAGGTATACTATTGTCCGTGGTGCTTTAGATACTGCTGGTGTTGAAGACAGAAAGCAGGCTCGTTCTAAATACGGAGTTAAGAAGCCCTAA